From Aedes albopictus strain Foshan chromosome 1, AalbF5, whole genome shotgun sequence, one genomic window encodes:
- the LOC109409091 gene encoding uncharacterized protein LOC109409091: protein MAFLLLGLMMSTVLASVSAAISGHSSKNLCANSYSVSCLKMEIVSFLERLSDQKEYNLLSGVSVVKDPGANVTKTADIIAEVSRIFPTDPNKRLDEFLIVKLNDYLKSHSLRLKLLDKDAMTKARELFQGRKGGGGKLGKKGGLETIIAAAMMMKGTLGAIAMGGLAMLAGKALMTGLLAMTLATVVGLKSLSGGGGGHKSTTYEIVAKPMYTHSHSETEEVSHGGHGGGGGYGGGWGRSQQVAYSARGDKL, encoded by the exons ATGGCTTTCCTCTTGTTGGGACTGATGATGAGTACGGTTTTGGCGAGCGTGTCCGCCGCAATCAGTGGGCACTCGTCGAAGAATCTTTGTGCGAACAGTTACAGTGTCAGTTGTTTGAAGATGGAAATCGTTTCGTTTCTGGAGCGGCTTTCGGACCAGAAGGAGTACAATCTGCTGTCCGGTGTGAGTGTTGTGAAGGACCCGGGTGCGAATGTTACCAAAACGGCCGATATAATTGCGGAAGTTTCAAGGATCTTCCCGACGGATCCCAACAAGCGGTTGGACGAGTTTTTGATTGTTAAGCTGAATGACTATCTGAAGAGCCATTCGCTGCGGCTGAAGTTGCTGGATAAGGACGCCATGACCAAGGCCCGGGAGCTTTTCCAGGGACGCAAGGGCGGCGGCGGCAAGCTCGGCAAGAAGGGAGGATTGGAGACCATCATTGCGGCGGCCATGATGATGAAAG GAACATTAGGTGCCATTGCCATGGGCGGTCTAGCTATGCTGGCCGGCAAAGCTCTAATGACGGGGCTCCTGGCGATGACACTGGCAACGGTTGTTGGTCTCAAATCCCTCAGCGGCGGCGGCGGAGGTCACAAGTCAACCACGTACGAGATCGTCGCCAAACCGATGTACACCCACTCGCACTCGGAAACGGAGGAAGTGAGCCACGGTGGCCATGGAGGAGGCGGCGGCTACGGCGGAGGCTGGGGACGATCGCAGCAGGTAGCTTACTCCGCCCGGGGCGATAAGCTTTAG